The Kryptolebias marmoratus isolate JLee-2015 linkage group LG7, ASM164957v2, whole genome shotgun sequence region CCTGTGCGGGGGGCTCCCTACAGTTGCCTGGACAACGGGTTTCTTTATTCCCCTTTCCAACGACGGATTGTCTTTTCGATGCCAGAATCAGACTCTAGTCTGGGCCTGGATACCCACTGAACGTGTCTCCGTGTGTCCCTGGCTGCCTCCATTCTGAAGTGCGAGGTCTCTGCTCAGTCACGTTTGATGATAAACTGTGCGCAGAGATTTGGTGTGAGGCGCAGTGTGCCGGGGACTTACAGACCAGGGTCAAACCTCTGAATACAACCTCTAATGTGGTGTGATGAGCTCATTCTATTGCATGCTTGAGAGTAATTGCTACACAACCACCTATGTGCACTATGCGCATCCTGACATGATACAAGAGAGCCAGGGAGGGGCCTGGAGCATGATGCAGTCATGGGCGTACATGGTAGTATTGCCATAGAAATGTGCTGCTGACATAggttttctaattttgttaCAATCCAGCCACATTCTAACAAGTCATGAAGGTCTTAGAGAGTGTAACGGGGTCattatccagtgtgaagggggctaAGGTATTGAGTAGGCAAAGATTAACAATGCTATTATGTGTAATACAACTGAAGTACCCTGCAAAAAAACTAGATTACTGCTCATCCTTTTGAccatgttttatgattttataaaATCTAGCTACGGAGAAACTTGCCTAAGAGAATGTTTcctactttaaattaaatactgTATGGctgatgttttcttcttcagatAATTGTCTCCAAATGTTCAGGTACCACTGTAACTAATTCCACTTGAGGAATATACTTCTTTATTTCCAGATTTCTGTCTAccccagttaaaaaaaaacattctctgtGATCTGATAATATTGaaagaatattaataatattaataatactgaaagaatattaataatattaataatactgaaagaatattaataatattaataatactgAAAGAATATTAATAATACTGGGAACATCCAATGTGTCCCCTATGAAAAGATGCTGACTCTAAGTCTATTGTACTCTGCCTTAGGGGGAGTAGTTATATCAGAGTTAATCTGCAgcatctgtttggttttaagAATGAATAAAAGACAATTACCAGTCGTCTCCAATGGGCACCTTGAACGGGAAAGTGCAGAGGCTGGCCACCTTGGGGTTGGACACATCATCCACCATCCAGTCGACGTTCTTCTTCAGCAGGATGGCAAAGTTGCTGGGCAGAAGCTTGAAAGGCTGCCAGTCTTGGATGACGGTGGCATTAGGAAGGACCCCATGCATCAGGTCAGTAGTTAGATAAAGCTCATGAATAGATTTATGATCAAGACGCACAGCAGAAGGACTGGTCAAGGAGGAATGGATGCCCTCGTaggaaataaaattagaaaGCCGCAGCTTGAGTTCTTCAGCTCTGAACCGCACCAGCAGAATTCCCTGTGAATAGGAAAGccaatgttagcaaaataaaaacaacaaacgcTTTGACTTTAATTGTCTCTAGAATTTTTGGGTGATTTATTACAATccatttgcaaaaacaaagaaagcgttttttttttagtctgctTTCTCTGGCTGTACCTGCTTTGTTATGATGCGATACTTTTGGAAGTCCTTGGGTCCAAGCCGGTCATCGCGGGTCAAGCGGCTCACTTTTACCTCTGGATACTTGGACTTTACCAGCTCAGAGCAAAAGCGCAGCAGAACACCTGCCACGCCCTTCCCCCTTTCCTCAGGAGCGACTCGCAGACCCTCCACCAGCATGGTCTCCCCATCATCAATCACACAAACTGACTCCAGAGCAATCTGACAAAAAGGCAAAGGAAACAGAAGGGAAAGAATGAATGGCCAAAGGTGTAGACTTACTGTATGTAGCACCTTTTTAAAGATCTTGTGTTTCTCACATGAGATCTATGGACACATACAGCACTTTAATACTCCCCCTCATACACCAGTAAGCGTATCAAGGCCAGTGGGGGGGTCAGTGTCTTGCCCTAGAAGCCCCAACATGTTGCAATAGCTGGGTATAGAACCCTCAATCTTTTCAATACAAGATTTGATGGCGACAAATTCAGGAGGACCGACCTTTCCCGTTACACATCCTCTGATGACTGCCAGCATGAACCCCAGCTCTGCAACATGCCCTCAAATACAGTTTAGAGCTGTCAGATTACAATTCAAGAGACTCAAGATTAAAGATACCTTCAGGTGTCACTGTACAACAAGGTTTTACCAGACTTCACTATTGCACCAGCCTAAAAATGTCTCACGTCTTGTAAGTAGAAAGTAGAGAAGTTCTGAACTGATATCAAATATCAGACTGGGGTCCCTATCATggcatttttaattaattggAGTAGCTCACTAGACTCTGATCCCTATCTCTGTTGTTGACCGGCTGTCTATGATTTTACACCAGCCTCACCGCAACACAGCTGCTGTAGTGCCAACACGTCTACAGTACAGAGGTATTTTCATATACAAAGGAAGAGAGCAGTTCAGTGGCTACTTGCAACATTGGCAGTTCAGGTATTTGTCACCCATTTAATTAGaaattttaaatccaaaaactTGGCTAAGTGCACTGTTCACCCAGCTAACTCCTAAAACTAACATGAATGAGTCACTCATTTTAGATCAGGGCCTCTCAAACTTTATATTCAAAGGTCcaaatttaatttctaaataAGGTCAAAGGTTTGGAACAACTAAGCAAATCATTtctaataaatttgtttacaactaaGACCCAAAGAAAATGGTTCCTACAGTTGTTTGCTTGTGAGCCTGAGGTGCTCTACCTTTGACAGGAAAGTCTAATGTGCTCTCTAGTTTGATAAaatctttcatttaaacttgttttacttCAGTGCTTTTCATGCCTCAAACTGAAAtgccttttgttttcacacaagaataaatatattaaacaaacTGACCTTGAAAGAAACAAGACTCTATAACATCAAAATGATTGAGGTAGAGGTTACAGATGTCCTTAGAGTTAAATTACGGAACAACCTCGGGTGGGAAAACGGCACCGTCTGCCTTCAGTTAGCTGCTTAAACCTCGGGACCAGAGATGTCAGATGACCTAAATGTTCGTTTTTACTACACTTATTGTTGAGAATGCACTCACACATATACAGTGTGTGgtgaggacaaaataaatgtatatttctcCGTCCACTCATCTTTGAGAACACAAAACAGCTCTGagaaatggctgcaaagaccaGTCCGTCTTTAAACTGCCTCTAACTGTTCAGAAATCACACATGGAGCCGACCACATCCCAGATAGATGTGAGCTTTCATAAATGAATGCGAGCATCACAGACCAAAAGAGGCGTTGGTGTGGACCGCAacgcattaaatgtgtgacggaCAATTCCTTCATAGCATTTTCAAACCATAGCGGATAACCTCAGCTTAGCAAtcctctttgtggttaaccaTTTTTTAACTAATCATCATCAATCTTCTCCTAGCTTCTGTcggtctgccccagggcagctgtggctacaatgtagctgaccaccatcagtgtgtaaatgtgaggatgaatgagtgaatgactgactgtagcgtaaagcgctttggggtccttggactagataaagctctatacaagtgcaggccatttaccattagTGAAtctatgttttgatgtttaGGCTAATAAACCCAATGGCTGTATGGCGACACACTCTGTATGTCATCACTACATCTCATCCTTGAGCCACAAAGCTGCCTTAGCTTTTCACATGTCAACTATTACAGCTGTATTGCTACCTCACTTGGTGGCACAAAGGCACAACAGCAGGGGCTTCAAATAACCTCACTGCCTTGGTCCATCCAGGTAAATCACACTGAGATGGCCAGAAGGTCTCTAAGTCCTGGCTTGAAGGTTTTGTGAAAGTGTCTTAAGTCTGGacagcaaaatgacaaaaaggctgacagAGCGAGGAGTGGTTTCCTCTGTCTGGATGACCTACTCATCATTGTAAAAATAGTTTATATCTCCTTTTGGAGAGGAAAACACTGTAATGACTACCCAAGCTGTATAAAAAAGTTCACCATCATATTATTAACCACTGTTAACTTCACAGCGGACATTTGGAGTTTGGATGGTTGCCCAATGTCACTGTTAGCCTCATGGCACACTGGATCGATTCTTCATTTGATCAAAAGGATGCTGTGCTGCACAAAGACTTTTTTATGTAGATTTGTTTACATGCTGCGCTCTGTGGCAATGAAAAAAAGCTCACAGTCCTCGGTCATATCAAGATGCAAGGGCCTTTCATCACTGCTTTTtgcatatattttgttttatgagtttttttccacatttgtaaAGCATTACAACACCTTTTTTAAGATTTCTTACAGGCTGGGTTGTCTGCTTGAGTGATTTCGGCAGATTCTTCTAGCAAATAACATTTTTGATGATGTCAACCAGTGGGAGCAGTtagattaatgttttaaaagccaaagtCAGTGGCTGGAATAACAGTCCAAATTCCTTACAAGTTAAAGCTACTGTTGTGTCACTAACCCTCCACAGGCAGACATCTACCCATGACTTCTCTTTGCTCATGAGCAGGTAGTAAGTTCACCTTGTGAGATAAATGACTCACCGACACATTACACTCCAAGATCAGGTGTCCGGCTGCCTCAGGATTCTTTCAGTGCTACTCAGTCTGCTCCAGTAAGACCCAATGTGTGAACTTTGTGTCTACACCACTAAGAAATGGTACAACGGCAATGTATGGTGGGTTGTGAAAGtattccccccacccccaacctcCCTTTAtaatctttatattttgttgcttatcaacctggaatttatgtggatttttaatttgtttataagTAACGGACCTACACAACAAAAACTCCAGATTTAAGAAGTTACATaggaggaaaatgtttttaataattctgaaaaatatgaataaaaaccaaaggTGTAAAAAATTTACCCCTCTCACCATAAAAACTGAATACTTTCTGTCCCCACCTTCTGCAGCAGTTccagcatcaagtctcttcaggtctgTCTCTATGATCTCGATCCATCTAACCTGGACgttttgtccatttttcatgaccaaactgctgcagctccttcaggttggatggtgctGTTTgagtccaacaatctttaaatcaaaccagagattctgaGTTGGACTGAGCTCTGGGTTtggactggaccattccaggaccttctactggttctccttaaaccagatTAGGGTTCTTCGGCAGAGAGTTTAgggtcgttgtcctgctggaaggtggacctccatCACAGTCTTAGCTCTTTAGAAGACTCCAACAAATTCCTCTGAATAATTTCCCTGttttttgctccatccatctttcctttagaTCTGACTAGTTTCTTAGACTCTGCTGATGAAAAGCATCCCAGCAGAATGacactgccaccaccatgcttcactgtagtgATGGTGTTCTCAGAATAATAAGAGGTGGTAGGTTTGCCTCAAACATGGTGTTGTCCTTGATGTTTGGCCTCATCTGACCAAaacaccttcttccacatgtttggggaagaaattccaaacagttcagctttttttgtttctttaataactGTCTGTTTCTTGCCACTCTTGCATGAAGCCCAGTTTTGTGCTACTTAAAGTGGTCATATGGACAGAACCTCCCATCTCCCTGCTCCATCAGGATtatctttgtcctcctggatCTTTCTTTGATAATGCCCTCTTTTACCAGGTCTGTGAGCTTTTGTGAACGACCCTCTGTTGGCAGGTTTACTGTGGTGgcatcatctttccatttcctaataatggatttcATGGAGCTCCatgggatgttcagggttctgggatatctttataacctaaccctgatctgtacttctctaTGACTTTGTCTCTGAGCTGTGTGGAGAGGCCCTTGGTCTTCACGttgtctcttgcttggtggtaaCCCTTACTACTTCAAGGAGTAGGAACGGTGTTGATCAGAAGAGGTTGATATAAACTGAGACCATCTGATGCTTAGATTATCCACAGGTGGATCTAATTTAACTAATATGTGGTTTTTGAAGGTAATGGTTGGCCTTCAAAgaaaagggggtgaatacatatgcacacatgacttttcagttttctaaaattattaaaattagtATTCTCCATTTAACTTATTTAATCTGCAGTGTCTTGTGTAGAAATattaacaacaattaaaaacaacaacatctgtttaaactccacattgtaaggcaacaaaatagaaagaaaatcaaagggACTGAGTACTTTTGCACACATTACATATTCCTCCCAAGGAGCCCTGTGGGAGCTTTTTGTAGGTATTGATGAGTTacaaaaactttattcagacattttttgtgactTCTGGACATTTCAGTCATCTAAACTTAAACTGTTCTGCCCATCGGTGCTAACACACTGAGTCTGCTATCCGCAAACATTAAATGTCTTCCAAAGCAAAGAATCACAAAATATTTCTCTGCTGGAGATGCAGTCAGGTTGTATGAAAGCAGATTAGAATTGGGCCTCAGATCCCCTGTGACCCTGAATGGAATGGttaaagaggatggatggatggatggatggatggatggatggatggatggatggatggatggatggatggatggatggatggatggatggatggatggattgatggacggacggacggatggatggatggatggatggatggatggatggatggatggatggatagatgtgCACTAACTGATATAAATGAGTGCACAGACTATAATTGGGTACTTTGGTATTTGGTTGCTGTCACAGTCATCAAACCTTTCCCCAACAGGGCGAAACAGAGGGATGACATCTGAAGATGGGATTTAGGGATCCAGCCTTAAGATCGGGGAATGAAAAAACTCTCACACTGACTAGAATTGACCTCTCCAGTGCAATCGATAAGGATAAGCTTGTACAGATTGGAAGGACACATCCTGTGATTTCAGGGACACAAGTCTGTAACGGCAGAAGGTTCAGACTATTACAGACTGTGCAGTAACAAGTGGAGGTCACTGATGCTTTCATACACACAGCCACATTAACtatgtgcaaaaaacaaacagatttagcctttttaaaaagtgatttagtTTTGGTAGATGATATGTGTCAATTATTAGTTTAATTGTTTCACTATAATCTGTTCTTTGTTTATGGTAGGATGTTGTTACATATAATGAAAGCacactcctgtttttatttaggtttttatttgtcactaaTACATTTTCTTCTATAGAGTAACAATTTTACAAGTCTGAATTAAATttagatatatttatattaGCATTTGTACAAGTGAAAATTACATATGAAGCTCTCCAAAGTAGAGACAAAATTAGGGAAAACTAAGTTTATACTGCAGTCAAACTGTTTTCTGGGAAAATTAGGGAAATTAAATACAGATATTAGgactatcttttttttattttgggcaTCTAAAATGAAATTTATGATTCTGACAGTGGGATTGAAGATGTCTGTAATGTGAGTTTTCCCTTAGATATGCTGCCACAGATTTAACCTGCTGGAGGACATACTGACCACAATTCCTCACTCTTTACTCTCTTCATTGTCCATGTTTATACAGATGCGAACAAACTTGTTTGTACCCTTTGGTTCAAGAAACAGAAGCCTGAAAAGTACACTGAAACACCTTGAAAGTgacaaaagtcataaaaagaattattaaaaatcaactaatgaaaatcagtcattgctctTTCATTTTGGTTCACCAGAAttataacattaaaaataaatatatatactgtatatataactggccttgacaaaaaggatggtacccagagaaaaaaactgaaaataataccGACCATAGGGGCAtactaaactaaacacaagtCTAACATGTCTTGTAAGTTAGTCTGCCTTTTTAAAAGGCgaaaagtagtcactgtgctgcttggtatcatggtgtgtaccacactgaacatggagcacaggaAGAAGAGGGcaaagttgtctcaggagcaGATTTCGTACTAAGCAGATACAAAATTGGGATATTATTTAAGGGAAACACCTTTTTGAACAATCTGGTAGGGATGGGATCCAGCAGACATATGATGATTTGAATTAATCTATTTTCTGACAATTCAGAAAGCtcaagaggacaaaaacaatccaaacacaaatcaggttttAATGACACTTCTAAAGCTCTTTCATTTGATGGTGAACCAGTGACAATGTAAGGAAGGgtgaagtgattttttttagtctctaattaaaatagatttttttaataaaaaaatctcatgaagtcatcacCACTTAGAGATATAGGGATACATGGCTCAGCAGAAATAggactttttatttgtctagCTACAGTGCTAAGAAGAAAtctctttttctcctttattaTAGATGAATAATATGCAGTTCTAGCTTTATGAAGGGCTTTCTTGTATATTAGCAGGCTATCTCtacaggttaaataaaattatttcaagttAGTGCAGCACCATTATCTTTCTAACTTtctcaaagcttgtttttatcatgcagctctgaattaaaccaaggcGCCAGCTTTCTCTGACTGATTACTTTCTTTCtcagaggagcaattttatcaagtgaAGTAGGCACTGAAGTTGTAAAATTCTCAACAAGTAAATCAAGTAAAATTTCAGTTCTTGCATTGCTGAGTAAGACTAAAGAAAATagtaatgaaatatttttaatatattaaattatttttaatttaatatatattcatatatatttatagaatCTACTATCTAATAATCTATTAAtctcaacacacacatgctATAGATGAGTCTTACCACTTTTCCCTCTTTGCGAGCCACTATAACTGTGCGGTTAGTCTCCTGAAGCCAGCTGGTGTATCTGGTTGGAAGGTAGTCCAGGCCTCCAAAGATGTCCTGACTCATTGCCATGATCTCATCGAAGTCCTCCTCGGTAGCTACATCAAACTGAAGGCCAGCTTGGGACAGGGCCTCTGGAGGCTGGGGAATAGTCAGGCTGGTATCAATCTTCATCTTGAAACAGCtgatgagagaaaaaataacCAAGAACGGTTTATAAATAATTGTTATATAAAGtgtcacagaccaaaaaaccaTAAATAATATTGACCTGTGAACATCCAACTAGTACTACcgaaaagtaataaaaacaacttttaaccaAATTTAATTAGGAAAACAGACATAATTTAGAAATTAAGCCAGAGTACTAAAGGTGGTAATCAGagtatttattgttattattccaGCTTCAGTCTTAGACCAAATCCTGAGAATATACAAATCTGAGCATGAGCACAAAAAGGAAGCTCCTCTGGTTTTCAAACACATCTTTCAAAGTAGTTGTAAGAAGTGGAATGGGATTGTACTCACATCGCTACTCAGTACTTAAATATATGTAGTTGTACCCTGCTTGAAAAAAGTGATATTGGTGAATCCCTCACACAGTTGTGAAATTTAGTACAGATATTGCCCAGGCCAGACAAAAAAACGTTCTTAGAGGTATGGCCTAATGCCAACAGAGAGTCCatcatggtaaaaaaaacaacaacaacaacaaaaaaaacccaccataTTAGTGTTTTACTCCTTACTCTTATGGGACAGGGGAGTTCACATTATTAAAGCTGGGTGTCTCATCACATGGCAAGAGGATAGTGGAAACTCCAATTCTGACATCCTGCCTTTCATCTGTCATCACCTTGGTCCCGCCCACTGAGAACAGGAAGTCCTACGCTTCTCTGAACACCCTGACCATAAGGACATCAAACTGGGTCGGATAACAGATTACAAGGTGATGTTGCTCAGTATAGAAAACAGTGACTTTCTGCTGCATGGTGTGTCCTTGGCAGTGTAAAAGATTCCAGTATGACGATAAATGTTGGTAGAAAGTTCACAAATTCTATCCAATATGCGCCGAACATGAGGTACATTAGTCATATTAGACTGGTCCtgaacacacatacatacacaaatAATTGTTGGCATAGAAGCTGGATGCATATGGATTAAAAGTGTCATGTTGAGAAGTTTATACATTGTTATGTTTAAATGAACTCCTATTAtaagttttaacttttcaaagtGAAAATACTTCATTATACTCTTAAGGCATCTGTGATTACAAGTTGTCACCCCTCCCCCACACAGGACAGCCAGACCACCTGACCCTAAGTATTCATATACAAGCTGGATTAGAgagcttctttattttcttaaactggaaaGAAATCAGGCTGACTTTGGCTGGTAAGGCtggatcatttgaaataaccCAAAACCCCTTTCTGTCCTGCGTTCAAGGTACGGATTATCAGATCATTCTGAATTGAGCACTGCGGTGATGCTTGACATGTGTttttatacaggtgctggtcataaaattagaatatcatgaaaaagtagattgatttcagtaattccatttaaaaagtgaaacttgtatattatattcatacattacatacaaactcatatatttcaaatgtttatttcgtttaattttgatgattaNNNNNNNNNNNNNNNNNNNNNNNNNNNNNNNNNNNNNNNNNNNNNNNNNNNNNNNNNNNNNNNNNNNNNNNNNNNNNNNNNNNNNNNNNNNNNNNNNNNNNNNNNNNNNNNNNNNNNNNNNNNNNNNNNNNNNNNNNNNNNNNNNNNNNNNNNNNNNNNNNNNNNNNNNNNNNNNNNNNNNNNNNNNNNNNNNNNNNNNNNNNNNNNNNNNNNNNNNNNNNNNNNNNNNNNNNNNNNNNNNNNNNNNNNNNNNNNNNNNNNNNNNNNNNNNNNNNNNNNNNNNNNNNNNNNNNNNNNNNNNNNNNNNNNNNNNNNNNNNNNNNNNNNNNNNNNNNNNNNNNNNNNNNNNNNNNNNNNNNNNNNNNNNNNNNNNNNNNNNNNNNNNNNNNNNNNNNNNNNNNNNNNNNNNNNNNNNNNNNNNNNNNNNNNNNNNNNNNNNNNNNNNNNNNNNNNNNNNNNNNNNNNNNNNNNNNNNNNNNNNNNNNNNNNNNNNNNNNNNNNNNNNNNNNNNNNNNNNNNNNNNNNNNNNNNNNNNNNNNNNNNNNNNNNNNNNNNNNNNNNNNNNNNNNNNNNNNNNNNNNNNNNNNNNNNNNNNNNNNNNNNNNNNNNNNNNNNNNNNNNNNNNNNNNNNNNNNNNNNNNNNNNNNNNNNNNNNNNNNNNNNNNNNNNNNNNNNNNNNNNNNNNNNNNNNNNNNNNNNNNNNNNNNNNNNNNNNNNNNNNNNNNNNNNNNNNNNNNNNNNNNNNNNNNNNNNNNNNNNNNNNNNNNNNNNNNNNNNNNNNNNNNNNNNNNNNNNNNNNNNNNNNNNNNNNNNNNNNNNNNNNNNNNNNNNNNNNNNNNNNNNNNNNNNNNNNNNNNNNNNNNNNNNNNNNNNNNNNNNNNNNNNNNNNNNNNNNNNNNNNNNNNNNNNNNNNNNNNNNNNNNNNNNNNNNNNNNNNNNNNNNNNNNNNNNNNNNNNNNNNNNNNNNNNNNNNNNNNNNNNNNNNNNNNNNNNNNNNNNNNNNNNNNNNNNNNNNNNNNNNNNNNNNNNNNNNNNNNNNNNNNNNNNNNNNNNNNNNNNNNNNNNNNNNNNNNNNNNNNNNNNNNNNNNNNNNNNNNNNNNNNNNNNNNN contains the following coding sequences:
- the nat16 gene encoding histidine N-acetyltransferase isoform X1, with translation MIPVSSDPPSEPVCLSFITRTVHFLQQPRYRQPYCLFGPVDATDPSTGLHPRCFKMKIDTSLTIPQPPEALSQAGLQFDVATEEDFDEIMAMSQDIFGGLDYLPTRYTSWLQETNRTVIVARKEGKVIALESVCVIDDGETMLVEGLRVAPEERGKGVAGVLLRFCSELVKSKYPEVKVSRLTRDDRLGPKDFQKYRIITKQGILLVRFRAEELKLRLSNFISYEGIHSSLTSPSAVRLDHKSIHELYLTTDLMHGVLPNATVIQDWQPFKLLPSNFAILLKKNVDWMVDDVSNPKVASLCTFPFKVPIGDDWYYLNIDMFGKDLSLVQQQLLCHLQCHTATLKGHVMCQIFLDPALWKPLADFCHNVLNVELVKEYTEQCVVESDVV
- the nat16 gene encoding histidine N-acetyltransferase isoform X2, which translates into the protein MIGCFKMKIDTSLTIPQPPEALSQAGLQFDVATEEDFDEIMAMSQDIFGGLDYLPTRYTSWLQETNRTVIVARKEGKVIALESVCVIDDGETMLVEGLRVAPEERGKGVAGVLLRFCSELVKSKYPEVKVSRLTRDDRLGPKDFQKYRIITKQGILLVRFRAEELKLRLSNFISYEGIHSSLTSPSAVRLDHKSIHELYLTTDLMHGVLPNATVIQDWQPFKLLPSNFAILLKKNVDWMVDDVSNPKVASLCTFPFKVPIGDDWYYLNIDMFGKDLSLVQQQLLCHLQCHTATLKGHVMCQIFLDPALWKPLADFCHNVLNVELVKEYTEQCVVESDVV